A window of Neorhizobium galegae bv. orientalis str. HAMBI 540 genomic DNA:
CGAACGGCCTCGGCATCACCATCCTTTCGACTCCGAAGGGCGTGATGGCCGATCACCAGGCTCGCGAACAGAACGTTGGTGGCGAGGTTCTCTGCTCTGTCTTCTAAGACAGGGTAGGGGAACTCCATAGCGAACAGACAGGATTGAAACATGTCTCGTATCGGTAAGAAGCCCGTTCAGGTTCCTGCAGGGATCACGGCCACTGTTGATGGCCAGAAAGTGACTGCCAAGGGCCCGAAGGGTGAGCTTTTCTTCGTCGCAAACGACGAAATCAAGCTGGAACTCGAAAACAATGCTGTCTCGGTGACCCCGGTCAACGACAGCAAGGATGCTCGTTCGAAGTGGGGCATGTCCCGCACGATGATCGAAAACATCTTCAAGGGTGTGAAGGACGGTTTCGAGCGCAAGCTTGAAATCAACGGCGTTGGTTACCGCGCATCTCTGCAGGGCAAGAACCTGCAGCTGGCTCTCGGTTTTTCCCACGACGTGGTCTATCAGACCCCGGAAGGCATCACCATTGCCGTGCCGAAGCCGACGGAAATCATCGTCACCGGCATTAATAAGCAGCAGGTCGGTCAGGTTGCCGCGGAGATCCGTGAATACCGCGGTCCAGAGCCTTACAAGGGCAAAGGCGTCAAGTACGCTGAGGAACGGATCGTCCGCAAGGAAGGCAAGAAGAAGTAAGGACGACGGATCATGGCTACCAGAAAAGAAGCACTCACCAAGCGTGCGAGCCGTGTTCGCCGCCAGATCAAGAAGGTCGCAAATGGCCGTCCGCGTCTATCGGTTCACCGTTCGTCCAAGAACATCTATGTCCAGGTCATCGATGACGTGGCCGGCCGCACGCTTGCTGCCGCCTCCACCCTCGATGCTGGTCTGCGCACGTCGCTGAAGACCGGTGCTGACGTTGCGGCTGCTGCCGCTGTCGGCAAGCTGGTTGCAGAACGCGCCACCAAGGCCGGCGTGACGGAAGTCGTGTTCGACCGCGGCGCCTTCATCTACCACGGCCGCATCAAGGCCCTGGCCGAAGCTGCCCGCGAAGGCGGCCTGAGCTTCTAAGAATTTTTGCCCGCATCCCTGAAATAGGGGAGGCGGGCGAAATGCGGTTCGCCGCACTCATAGTCGTTCCATCCTAGTCCTTCATGGGCAGGGGATGGTTGGCTCCCGGAAATTGCCCATTGCACCCGGAAAAGAAAAAGGAAAAGAACAATGGCACAAGAAAGAAGAGGCCAGCGCGAAGATCGCCAGAGCCGCGAAGAGCGCGATAGCGAATTCGTCGACAAGCTGG
This region includes:
- the rplF gene encoding 50S ribosomal protein L6 — encoded protein: MSRIGKKPVQVPAGITATVDGQKVTAKGPKGELFFVANDEIKLELENNAVSVTPVNDSKDARSKWGMSRTMIENIFKGVKDGFERKLEINGVGYRASLQGKNLQLALGFSHDVVYQTPEGITIAVPKPTEIIVTGINKQQVGQVAAEIREYRGPEPYKGKGVKYAEERIVRKEGKKK
- the rplR gene encoding 50S ribosomal protein L18 — encoded protein: MATRKEALTKRASRVRRQIKKVANGRPRLSVHRSSKNIYVQVIDDVAGRTLAAASTLDAGLRTSLKTGADVAAAAAVGKLVAERATKAGVTEVVFDRGAFIYHGRIKALAEAAREGGLSF